The following are encoded in a window of Sphaerisporangium siamense genomic DNA:
- a CDS encoding AraC-like ligand-binding domain-containing protein translates to MTVLVRTTDVAMREREELWRHAVSRSFVPLDFEFRGADAFAGEIAGETLGTVMVTEVTAAPHRAERTEKHIARSDEAGFYKLSLPTSGRVRIAQDGREAPLLPGEIAIYDTSRPYQVTFDGTCRVIMVMFPHRELRLPGNAMREVTARRVSGRRGLGGVVSPMLVNLAGHIDEVGDSHPMRLADNVVDLIGTLYASLLGERADATDSMRMLLNRAKMFIARHLDDPALGPEAIAAACYVSTGYLHKLFRAEGMSVGRYIRERRLEQCRRDLLDPGSREIAVSAIGARWGFVDAAHFSRVFKASYGLAPREYRLSRDLVPCERMTADVL, encoded by the coding sequence ATGACCGTTCTGGTCCGGACGACCGATGTGGCGATGCGGGAACGCGAGGAACTCTGGCGGCACGCGGTCTCCCGATCCTTCGTCCCGCTCGACTTCGAGTTCCGCGGCGCCGACGCCTTCGCCGGCGAGATCGCCGGCGAGACGCTCGGCACCGTGATGGTCACCGAGGTGACCGCGGCGCCGCACCGCGCCGAGCGCACCGAGAAGCACATCGCCCGCTCCGACGAGGCCGGGTTCTACAAGCTGAGCCTCCCCACCAGCGGGCGCGTGCGGATCGCCCAGGACGGGCGCGAGGCCCCGCTGCTGCCCGGCGAGATCGCGATCTACGACACCAGCCGGCCCTACCAGGTCACCTTCGACGGCACCTGCCGGGTGATCATGGTCATGTTCCCGCACCGCGAGCTGCGCCTGCCCGGCAACGCGATGCGCGAGGTCACCGCCCGGCGGGTCTCCGGCAGGCGCGGGCTCGGCGGCGTGGTCTCGCCCATGCTGGTGAACCTGGCCGGCCACATCGACGAGGTCGGCGACTCCCACCCGATGCGGCTCGCCGACAACGTCGTCGACCTGATCGGCACGCTGTACGCCTCCCTGCTCGGCGAGCGCGCCGACGCCACCGACTCGATGCGCATGCTGCTCAACCGCGCCAAGATGTTCATCGCGCGGCACCTCGACGACCCCGCCCTCGGGCCCGAGGCGATCGCCGCGGCCTGCTACGTGTCCACCGGCTACCTGCACAAACTGTTCCGCGCCGAGGGCATGTCGGTGGGGCGCTACATCCGCGAGCGGCGCCTGGAGCAGTGCCGCCGCGACCTGCTCGACCCCGGCTCGCGTGAGATCGCCGTCAGCGCCATCGGCGCCCGCTGGGGCTTCGTCGACGCCGCGCACTTCAGCAGGGTGTTCAAGGCCAGCTACGGCCTCGCGCCGCGCGAGTACCGGCTCAGCCGGGACCTGGTCCCCTGCGAGCGGATGACCGCCGACGTCCTCTAG
- a CDS encoding SDR family NAD(P)-dependent oxidoreductase has protein sequence MDLGRFSGKVALVTGAGTGIGAAVSRRLVAEGAAVVLCGRRAAPLHELAGELGDRAAVVSGDAAETADVRAAVAAAVDRFGGLDVVVANAGGHRPGTALETGDDDWHYTLRINLDTAFVTVREALPRLMERRGAVVVVSSIAGLFAGPGVAGYVTTKHALIGLTRSLARDYGRHGVRVNAVCPGWVRTPMADEEMDALGEMHGIDREAAYALATKDVPLRRAAESDEIASVVAFLASRDASAMTGSVVVADCGATCVDLPTLAFEPLDPEIAP, from the coding sequence ATGGATCTTGGCCGGTTCTCGGGAAAGGTCGCGCTGGTCACCGGCGCGGGCACCGGCATCGGCGCCGCGGTGAGCAGGCGCCTGGTCGCGGAGGGCGCCGCGGTCGTGCTGTGCGGCAGGCGCGCGGCGCCGCTGCACGAGCTGGCGGGCGAGCTGGGCGACCGGGCGGCCGTCGTGTCCGGCGACGCCGCCGAGACCGCCGACGTCCGCGCCGCGGTCGCCGCGGCGGTGGACCGGTTCGGCGGGCTGGACGTGGTGGTCGCCAACGCGGGCGGGCACCGGCCGGGCACGGCGCTGGAGACCGGCGACGACGACTGGCACTACACCCTGCGGATCAACCTCGACACCGCGTTCGTCACCGTCCGCGAGGCGTTGCCGCGGCTCATGGAGCGCCGCGGCGCCGTGGTCGTGGTGTCCTCGATCGCCGGGCTGTTCGCCGGGCCGGGCGTCGCCGGCTACGTCACCACCAAGCACGCGCTCATCGGGCTGACCCGCTCGCTCGCGCGCGACTACGGCCGCCACGGCGTGCGCGTCAACGCGGTCTGCCCGGGCTGGGTGCGCACGCCGATGGCCGACGAGGAGATGGACGCGCTCGGCGAGATGCACGGCATCGACAGGGAGGCCGCGTACGCCCTCGCCACCAAGGACGTCCCGCTGCGGCGCGCGGCCGAGTCCGACGAGATCGCCTCCGTCGTCGCGTTCCTCGCGAGCCGCGACGCCTCGGCGATGACCGGCTCCGTGGTGGTGGCCGACTGCGGCGCCACCTGCGTCGACCTGCCCACCCTGGCCTTCGAGCCCCTGGACCCGGAGATCGCCCCGTGA
- a CDS encoding MoaF C-terminal domain-containing protein has product MDADPGDGVTGDLAGNRLPRTDRLAGRELRIAEEASDDLVLRFRTGETVEWRRGARSGEDWYEAVEVRLGVWFLTLRRGDEPRHADVLVVREDTGRTLRVASDVAPEPTPGEPRVGQTFTPGTLAGVEVSGAEPAPTRDLIGWRAQYHYGPGLLYEHVYLNSERYAWQCLAGAQRGQGDVDLAATWSLGDGLYVFTFREFLIPVATTWLYDLDAMRTTGTFLALGPDDTVACGGGGAFITELGRVAYPDEQPV; this is encoded by the coding sequence GTGGACGCGGATCCAGGGGACGGGGTCACCGGCGACCTCGCCGGCAACCGCCTGCCGCGCACCGACCGGCTCGCCGGCCGCGAGCTGCGGATCGCCGAGGAAGCCTCAGACGACCTCGTGCTGCGGTTCAGGACCGGCGAAACCGTCGAGTGGCGGCGCGGCGCGCGGAGCGGCGAGGACTGGTACGAGGCCGTCGAGGTCCGGCTCGGCGTGTGGTTCCTCACCCTCCGCCGCGGGGACGAGCCGCGGCACGCCGACGTGCTCGTCGTGCGCGAGGACACCGGCAGGACGCTGCGCGTCGCCTCCGACGTCGCGCCCGAGCCGACGCCCGGGGAGCCGCGGGTGGGCCAGACCTTCACGCCGGGAACGCTCGCCGGCGTGGAGGTGTCCGGCGCCGAGCCGGCCCCGACCCGCGACCTCATCGGCTGGCGGGCCCAGTATCATTACGGCCCCGGCCTCCTGTACGAGCACGTGTACCTGAACAGCGAGCGGTACGCCTGGCAGTGCCTGGCCGGCGCGCAGCGCGGCCAGGGCGACGTGGACCTCGCCGCCACCTGGTCCCTCGGCGACGGCCTGTACGTCTTCACGTTCCGCGAGTTCCTCATCCCGGTCGCCACCACCTGGCTGTACGACCTCGACGCGATGCGCACCACCGGCACGTTCCTCGCCCTCGGCCCGGACGACACGGTGGCCTGCGGCGGAGGCGGGGCGTTCATCACCGAGCTCGGCCGGGTCGCCTATCCCGACGAGCAACCGGTGTGA
- a CDS encoding GMC family oxidoreductase gives MTMTETPRAADVVVVGAGTAGCVAARRLLDAGATVLLVEAGPDGTDNQAISDPARMHELWDSDVDWGYRTVPQAHAHNRRLHLPRGRVVSGSHALNAMIWVRGHRADYDTWAYLGNPRWSWADVEPVFRRVEAEHGGLLAVLRDYEPDPVQRAIVEAAVQAGVPFDDDYNDGSPDGVSFMRFTIRDGRRLTTAGAYLGPVRDHPRLRVLTGAHVRRLLFEGTRCTGVEYVRDGAAGRVRADQHVVVAAGAIGSPALLQRSGVGDPLTLRPLGIDVVAALPGVGRNLQDHWLVPVIFGTARPPGVPRGLPTTQSHLFARSRPELPVPDLQPLHFGAPLYADWMSGPADGVSLMAGLVRPASRGRVTIAGADPGLAPLIDPRVLSSRADLDALAAAVELCREIGARPALRAEWGATELYPGTLGATRELLDDYIRETVVTYHHQSGTCAMGGHEEAVVDEELAVHGVEALRVADASVMPTVTTGNTNAPTAMIAERAAEFLVKRL, from the coding sequence ATGACCATGACAGAGACGCCGCGTGCCGCCGATGTGGTCGTCGTCGGCGCGGGGACCGCGGGCTGCGTCGCCGCCCGGCGGCTGCTCGACGCCGGCGCCACGGTCCTGCTGGTCGAGGCCGGGCCGGACGGCACGGACAACCAGGCCATCTCCGACCCCGCGCGCATGCACGAACTGTGGGACTCCGACGTCGACTGGGGATACCGCACCGTCCCCCAGGCGCACGCGCACAACCGCCGGCTGCACCTGCCCCGCGGGCGGGTGGTGTCGGGGTCGCACGCGCTCAACGCGATGATCTGGGTGCGCGGCCACCGGGCCGACTACGACACCTGGGCGTATCTCGGCAACCCCCGGTGGTCGTGGGCCGACGTCGAACCGGTGTTCCGGCGCGTCGAGGCCGAGCACGGCGGCCTGCTGGCCGTGCTGCGCGACTACGAGCCCGACCCGGTGCAGCGCGCGATCGTCGAGGCCGCGGTGCAGGCCGGCGTGCCGTTCGACGACGACTACAACGACGGGTCGCCCGACGGCGTGTCGTTCATGCGGTTCACCATCCGCGACGGGCGGCGGCTGACGACGGCCGGCGCCTACCTCGGGCCGGTGCGCGACCACCCGCGCCTGCGCGTGCTGACCGGAGCGCACGTGCGGCGGCTGCTGTTCGAGGGCACGCGCTGCACCGGCGTCGAGTACGTGCGGGACGGGGCCGCCGGGCGCGTCCGGGCGGACCAGCACGTCGTGGTCGCCGCCGGCGCGATCGGCTCGCCCGCGCTGCTCCAGCGGTCCGGCGTCGGCGATCCCCTGACGCTGCGCCCCCTGGGCATCGACGTGGTGGCGGCGCTGCCGGGCGTGGGCCGCAACCTCCAGGACCACTGGCTCGTGCCGGTCATCTTCGGCACCGCCCGCCCGCCCGGCGTCCCCCGCGGCCTGCCCACCACGCAGAGCCACCTGTTCGCGCGCAGCCGGCCCGAGCTGCCCGTCCCGGACCTGCAACCCCTCCATTTCGGGGCGCCGCTGTACGCGGACTGGATGTCCGGTCCCGCCGACGGCGTCTCGCTGATGGCCGGCCTGGTCCGCCCCGCGAGCCGCGGCCGGGTCACCATCGCCGGCGCCGACCCCGGCCTCGCGCCGCTGATCGACCCGCGGGTGCTGTCGTCGCGCGCCGACCTGGACGCGCTGGCCGCGGCGGTGGAGCTGTGCCGGGAGATCGGCGCGCGGCCGGCGCTGCGCGCCGAGTGGGGCGCCACCGAGCTGTACCCGGGCACGCTCGGCGCCACCCGCGAGCTGCTGGACGACTACATCCGCGAGACCGTGGTCACCTACCACCACCAGTCCGGCACGTGCGCGATGGGCGGGCACGAGGAGGCCGTCGTGGACGAGGAGCTGGCCGTGCACGGCGTCGAGGCGCTGCGCGTCGCCGATGCCTCGGTCAT